In Nocardioides daphniae, the DNA window CGCACCCCGTGGCGCAGAGCAGCGCCGCGACCTGGTCGACGACGTTGTCGCCGGGGCCGGGCAGCTCGACGGCGCCGAGGTGGTCGGCCACCGTCGTCGACAGCGACCAGTCGTCGGCGGCGTACGCCGTGAGGTCGTCGTACAGGCTCACGGCCTGGTAGACGGTGTCGAGCGGGTGGAAGCCGTCCTCGCGCGGGGCGCCGACGCCGAGGTGCAGGTTGATCTTGGCGGCGGCACGCACGGTGATGCCCTGGCGGGAAGGGTGCGTCACGCGGTCGCTCCCGACGAGGTCTCCAGGAGGGCCTCGGTGATCCGGACGAAGTCGTCGAGGACGAGCGTCTCGCCGCGGGCCTGCGGGTCGACGCCGGCGGCCACCAGGGCGGCCTCGGCACGCTCGCCCGAGCCGTCGACGAGCGACTTCAGGGTCGAGCGCAGGGTCTTGCGGCGCTGCGCGAAGGCGGTGTCGACGACGCCGAAGACCTGCTCCCGGGTCGCGGTCGTGGCCGGGGGCTCGCGCCGGGTCCACGCCACCAGGCCGGAGTCGACGTTGGGGGCGGGCCAGAAGACGTTGCGCCCGATCGCGCCAGCGCGGCGCACGTCGGCGTACCAGGACGCCTTGATCGAGGGGATGCCGTAGACCTTGGAGCCGGGCGTGGCCGCCAGGCGGTCGGCGACCTCGGACTGCACCATGACCAGGCCCCGCTCCAGGGAGGGCAGCAGCGCCATCATGTGCAGCAGCACAGGGACGGAGACGTTGTAGGGCAGGTTGGCGACCAGCGCGGTGGGCGCCGGGCCGGGGACCTCGGTGATCCGCAGCGCGTCGGCCAGCACGACCTCGAAGCGCGAGGCCTGGTCGGGGGCGTAGTCGGCGATGGTCTCGGGGAGGAGCTCGGCCAGCAGCGGGTCGACCTCGACGGCGACCACCCGGCGTGCGACCTCCAGCAGCGCCAAGGTGAGCGAGCCCAGGCCGGGCCCGACCTCGATCACCACGTCGTCCCCGGTGATGCCCGACTCCCGGACGATGCGCCGCACCGTGTTGGGGTCGATCACGAAGTTCTGCCCGCGCTGCTTGGTGGGCCGCAGGTCGAGCCGGGCCGCCAGCTGACGCACATCGGCCGGCCCCAGAAGTCGAGGGCCGGCCGATGCGTTGGTCATGGGCGCAAGCGTAGTTGTCGCGTCAGCGCAGACCCAACCCGCGCAGCGCGGAGCGGGGGGCTGGCGTCAGCGCAGACCCAGCTTGGCGGTGCAGTGCGGCCACTGTCCCCAGCCCGCGCGGGCCTGGAGGATCTTGCCGCGCTTGATCTGCTCCTCACGGCTGTGCTGGTGGGGCAGTCCGCTGCCACCGACCGAGGCCCACGTGGCGGCGCTGAACTGCAGTCCGCCGTAGTAGCCGTTGCCGGTGTTGGTGCCCCAGTTGCCGCCGGACTCGCACTGGGCGAGGGCGTCCCACACGGTGTTGCCGCTGGTGAAGACCGGGGCGGCCTTCTTGGTGCCGACCTTGACGACGGCGTCGACGGCCTTGCGGGTGACGTCGGCGGAGACCACCTTGCGGGCGACCAGCTTGCCGTTCTCGTAGCGCAGCTCGTAGACCACGTCGCGCAGGCCGGGCTTGCCGGCGCGCACGACGGTCTCGTCGCCCTCCATCATGGAGGCATCGCTGCGCTCGACGGTGTCGAAGGAGATCTTCTCGCCGTCGATGCTCTTGCGGACGATCTTGATCCGGGTGACGGTGACCTTGTCGCCGGACTTGATCTTCTTGCCGACGCGGGGCGTCACCTCGTCGTGCTGGCCGACCTTGATGCCGAGCTCGGAGAGCACGTCACCGACGGTCAGGGCGGCGACGTCGAGCTTGCGCGTCTTGCCGGCGCCGACGGCGAGGCGGATCTCCTTGGGGGTCACGACCTCCAGCGACATGCCGGAGCGACGGATGGTCGAGGAGCGGCTGGCCGAGAGCTCGGCGCCGACGAAGCGGCGACCGATCTGCGAGAGGGCCCCGTCGACGGAGGTGGCGGTCACCCAGTGGGTGGACTCCTTGCCGTCGACGTTGAGCTCGAGGGGGCGGCCGAAGGCCACGGTGATGGCGGTCCCGTCGGACACCTCGGTGTCCAGGGAGGGGGCGACCTCGTCGTACTGGCCGATCTCGATGCCTTCGGAGGCCAGGACCTCCTCGACGGTGCCGCCGAGGGCGCTGACCTCACTGCTCTTCCCGTCGAGGGTGAGCGTGACCGACTTGCTGAGGGATGCGTATCCGAGAGTGGTGCCTGCGACAGCCAGGGCAATGACGGCGCTCAGGGCGACGAGGAGCTTGCGGCTGTGCAGGAGTGACTGGATGGACGGTGCGATGCGCACGTTTCTCCGAACTTCGTGCTTCCCGGGCCTCAGGAAACCGGCACGTAGCCACGCGCACCACGACTGCGTCGTGGGGGGAGGAGCGGTGGTTCCGGGCCAGGGTTCCGTGTGGCGCCCGGGGTGCTGGTCGGGGGGTTGGATGGGTCCTGATCCCGGCCTTCAGCTCACGACCATAACCAAATCGGCGTAGTCACCCAATTCGAATCCACACATTGAGCGTAGGCCGTGACGAGGCTCTCCTCTCGTCGGCCGCACGCGCGGCGGCTACCAGGAGCCCCCGAAGGCGGCCTCGGTGTTGGCGTCGACGGCCGCGCAGAGCTCGCCCAGGTCGTCCCCGCGGACCTCAGCCATCAGCCGCATCGTGAGGGGCACGAGGTACGACGCGTTGGGCCGTCCGCGCCACGGCACGGGCGTCAGGAAGGGGGCGTCGGTCTCGACCAGGACCCGGTCGCGCGGGGTGATCGCCAGCGCCTCGCGCAGCGGGTCGGCGTTCTTGAAGGTGACGGTCCCGGCGAAGCTGAGGTGGGCGCCCCGGTCGAGGCACTCGCGGGCGAAGTCGGCGTCACCGGAGAAGCAGTGCATCACCCAGCGCTCGGGCGCCCCCTCGGAGTCGAGCACGTCGAGCACGGCTTGGTGGGCGTCGCGGTCGTGGATCACCAGCGTCTTGTCGAGCCGCTTGGCGATGTCGACGTGCCGTCGGAAGCTCTCCTCCTGCGCGGCGACCCCCTCGGGCCCGGTGCGGAAGAAGTCGAGGCCGGTCTCCCCCACCGCCCGCACGTCGGCGTGGGCGGCGGCGAGCTGCTCGATCTCGGCCAGCGCCGCCTCCAGCTGGCCCTGCTCGGCCAGGCGGGGTGCCTCGTTGGGGTGCAGCGCGACGCCGGCGACGATCGCGGCGTGGTCGCGGGCGGCCTCCACGGCCCAGCGGGCGCCGGGCAGGTCGCAGCCGATCTGCACGATGCGTGGCACGCCGACCGCGGCCGCCCGGTCGAGCGCCTCCTGGGTGCTCAGCCAGTCGCCGTCGGCGATGTCGAGGTGGCAGTGGTTGTCGACCACCGGGTGCGGCAGCGGCTCGGGGGCGGGCGGCCGCTCACGGTCACGCCGGGCGCCGGACTTCTCCTCGGTCGCCGCGCGCTCGCGGATGGCGCGGTCGCTCATCGCTGGCTCCCGACCCGGTCCAGGACCACGTCGGCGAGCAGGGCGGGTGCCTCCTCGGGGATCCAGTGGCTGACGTGCTCGAGCTCGACGTAGCGGTAGTCGTCGGTGACCCACGCGTCGCACCCCTCGGCGGCGGCGCGCGAGATGGCGGAGTCGTCGGTGCTCCAGACGTACGTCGTCGGCACGGTGACCCGTCGGCTCCAGGCGGGCTTGCGCGCGACGAGCGAGAGCGGGACCGCGCGGTACCAGGCCAACGCGGTCGCCAGGGCGCCGTCCTCGACGACCTCGCTGTGGAAGCGCTGGAGCTGGCCCGAGGCCATCCCGCTGGCCCGCAACCCCTGGTCGAGCGCGTGGGGCCGGACCTTGACCAGGCCGTCGACCAGGAACGGCACGTTGAAGAGGCCGAAGTACCACGAGCGCAGCGCCTGGCTGCTGGTCACCGTGGCCCGGGCCATCGCGCCCGGGTGCGGAACGGAGATGGCGGTCAGGGTGCTGACCAGGTCGGGACGGGTGGCGGCCACGCCCCATGCGACGACGGCGCCCCAGTCGTGCCCGACGAGGTGGACCGGGCGGCCGACCTCTTCGGCGAGGGCGATCGCGTCGTCGACCAGCGCGGAGATCCGGTAGTTCCAGCGCCCCCGGGGACGCGCTCCGGGCGAGTAGCCGCGCTGGTCGAGGGCGTACGTGCGCAGCCCGCCGTCGTGGAGCAACGGCTCGACGAGCCGCCAGCAGCTCGACCGCTGCGGGAAGCCGTGCAGCAGCACCGAAGGCTCCCCGTCGACCGGACCGCTGGTGGTCACGTCGAACTCCAGCCCGTCGCGGGTGAAGCCGGTCAGCTCCGGGGTCATCGCACGTGCACCAGGTCGTAGACCTCGCGCTTGGGCACTCCGGCCAGCTTGGCGACTGCGGCGATGGCGTCCTTGCGGCTCATCCCCCCACCCTCGCGCTCCGCGACCGCCGCGCGCAACGCCTCCGGCGTGTTCTCGACCTCTGCCACGGCCTCGGCGCCCTGCACGACGACGGTGACCTCACCGCGTACGCCCTCGCCCGCCCACGCGGCCAGCGCGCGCAGGCCTCCGCGCACGACCTCCTCGTGGGTCTTGGTCAGCTCCCGGCAGACCGCCGCCGGGCGGTCGTCGCCGAGCGCGTCGGCCATCGCGGTCAGCGCAGCCTCGGTGCGGTGCGGGGCCTCGAAGAAGACCATCGTGCGC includes these proteins:
- the rsmA gene encoding 16S rRNA (adenine(1518)-N(6)/adenine(1519)-N(6))-dimethyltransferase RsmA, yielding MTNASAGPRLLGPADVRQLAARLDLRPTKQRGQNFVIDPNTVRRIVRESGITGDDVVIEVGPGLGSLTLALLEVARRVVAVEVDPLLAELLPETIADYAPDQASRFEVVLADALRITEVPGPAPTALVANLPYNVSVPVLLHMMALLPSLERGLVMVQSEVADRLAATPGSKVYGIPSIKASWYADVRRAGAIGRNVFWPAPNVDSGLVAWTRREPPATTATREQVFGVVDTAFAQRRKTLRSTLKSLVDGSGERAEAALVAAGVDPQARGETLVLDDFVRITEALLETSSGATA
- a CDS encoding resuscitation-promoting factor; the protein is MRIAPSIQSLLHSRKLLVALSAVIALAVAGTTLGYASLSKSVTLTLDGKSSEVSALGGTVEEVLASEGIEIGQYDEVAPSLDTEVSDGTAITVAFGRPLELNVDGKESTHWVTATSVDGALSQIGRRFVGAELSASRSSTIRRSGMSLEVVTPKEIRLAVGAGKTRKLDVAALTVGDVLSELGIKVGQHDEVTPRVGKKIKSGDKVTVTRIKIVRKSIDGEKISFDTVERSDASMMEGDETVVRAGKPGLRDVVYELRYENGKLVARKVVSADVTRKAVDAVVKVGTKKAAPVFTSGNTVWDALAQCESGGNWGTNTGNGYYGGLQFSAATWASVGGSGLPHQHSREEQIKRGKILQARAGWGQWPHCTAKLGLR
- a CDS encoding TatD family hydrolase; the protein is MSDRAIRERAATEEKSGARRDRERPPAPEPLPHPVVDNHCHLDIADGDWLSTQEALDRAAAVGVPRIVQIGCDLPGARWAVEAARDHAAIVAGVALHPNEAPRLAEQGQLEAALAEIEQLAAAHADVRAVGETGLDFFRTGPEGVAAQEESFRRHVDIAKRLDKTLVIHDRDAHQAVLDVLDSEGAPERWVMHCFSGDADFARECLDRGAHLSFAGTVTFKNADPLREALAITPRDRVLVETDAPFLTPVPWRGRPNASYLVPLTMRLMAEVRGDDLGELCAAVDANTEAAFGGSW
- a CDS encoding alpha/beta fold hydrolase gives rise to the protein MTPELTGFTRDGLEFDVTTSGPVDGEPSVLLHGFPQRSSCWRLVEPLLHDGGLRTYALDQRGYSPGARPRGRWNYRISALVDDAIALAEEVGRPVHLVGHDWGAVVAWGVAATRPDLVSTLTAISVPHPGAMARATVTSSQALRSWYFGLFNVPFLVDGLVKVRPHALDQGLRASGMASGQLQRFHSEVVEDGALATALAWYRAVPLSLVARKPAWSRRVTVPTTYVWSTDDSAISRAAAEGCDAWVTDDYRYVELEHVSHWIPEEAPALLADVVLDRVGSQR